Proteins found in one Bacteroidota bacterium genomic segment:
- a CDS encoding Crp/Fnr family transcriptional regulator: protein MKSLLGPDCAQEWTQFIEFHQKDFEFEAGEVIIRQGDPVNGIYAIVEGKVKVVINDQEGERLVRLAANGDIFGHRGLGGDHRYPISAIALIPTTVNFISLEVFQVIAKTNPSFVYNLMMFLAEELRASEENQLMMPVLNRVARTLMMNYKSFGFDENSHRLSFTISRKDIASHASTTYESVIRTLADLAKRKVLALEGKAIAILDLERLKVLATDPEE from the coding sequence ATGAAATCATTGCTTGGACCCGATTGCGCGCAGGAGTGGACTCAATTCATCGAATTCCATCAAAAAGATTTTGAATTCGAGGCAGGAGAAGTGATTATCCGTCAAGGTGATCCTGTCAACGGCATTTATGCCATCGTCGAAGGCAAGGTCAAAGTGGTGATCAACGATCAGGAAGGCGAGCGACTCGTGCGCCTCGCAGCCAATGGGGACATCTTCGGGCATCGTGGATTGGGCGGTGACCATCGGTACCCGATTTCGGCCATCGCGCTGATTCCCACCACGGTCAACTTCATTTCCCTCGAAGTTTTTCAGGTGATTGCCAAGACCAATCCATCGTTTGTCTACAACCTGATGATGTTTTTGGCAGAGGAATTACGTGCCTCCGAAGAAAATCAGCTCATGATGCCGGTCTTGAACCGCGTCGCCCGCACCCTGATGATGAACTACAAAAGCTTCGGATTCGACGAAAACAGCCACCGCCTGAGCTTCACCATCAGCCGCAAAGACATTGCAAGCCATGCCTCAACGACCTACGAAAGTGTGATCCGCACCCTCGCCGACCTCGCCAAACGCAAAGTCCTCGCCCTCGAAGGCAAAGCCATCGCCATTCTGGACCTGGAGCGCCTGAAAGTGCTTGCGACAGACCCGGAGGAATGA